The following proteins are encoded in a genomic region of Triticum dicoccoides isolate Atlit2015 ecotype Zavitan chromosome 1B, WEW_v2.0, whole genome shotgun sequence:
- the LOC119312974 gene encoding S-type anion channel SLAH2-like isoform X1 — MASRETSIQMAGVLDGEAGCGLSTEPRPVRVPSQATGASEQAHAASVMEAAVVVGGTRTLTIKDAAVAAQAERPCLPGPPSGLSVSQAQPGMPPSIRSCNPEMGEARVLPSDSKLEGHIPAEPQLMKQTHQHHSWRSLVGGGEAPALLQSDITRELDRRFDNFKTFSGRLERQLSSLRGLQHGLPPVDIEHGAAPNISIEDTDEENIVPSADRYFAALEGPELETLRSTEVAVLPEDEQWPFLLRFPISAFGMCLGMSTQAMLWKTLESEPSTAFLHVHPAVNHVLWWASVALTAIVSITYLLKVIFYFEAVRREFHHPVRVNFFFAPWIACLFLVKGVPHPVWEIHHFVWYLLMAPILCLDIKIYGQWMSSGERRLSKVANPSNHLAIVGNFVGALLGSRMGLRELPIFFFAIGLAHYIVLFVTLYQRLPTNVQLPKELHPVFFFFIAAPGVASMAWASISGEFNNGAKLLYFISLFLYMSLVVRVNLFRGFRFSLSWWAYTFPITSVAVATVLYASKVDNVLMRALAVGLSGIASVTITGVLVTTVYHAFVRKDLFPNDVSIAITRRRPKFSKILAHLRSSSLDIKEIDLSIPGSNSISKNDTYSSDLCSNSRTSSNTNESPVSHGHARAEC; from the exons ATGGCGTCCAGAGAGACCAGCATCCAGATGGCAGGGGTACTGGACGGCGAGGCGGGGTGTGGTCTGTCCACGGAGCCGCGTCCCGTTCGTGTCCCTTCGCAGGCCACCGGCGCTAGTGAGCAAGCTCATGCCGCTTCTGTGATGGAGGCCGCCGTTGTCGTCGGCGGCACCAGGACGCTGACCATCAAGGACGCGGCCGTGGCTGCTCAGGCTGAGAGGCCGTGCTTGCCAGGCCCTCCGTCGGGGCTCTCCGTCTCACAGGCGCAGCCTGGCATGCCGCCGTCCATTCGCTCGTGCAACCCCGAAATGGGCGAGGCTCGGGTGCTGCCCAGCGATTCAAAGCTCGAAGGTCACATCCCCGCCGAGCCGCAGCTGATGAAGCAGACCCACCAGCATCACTCGTGGCGATCCCTGGTAGGCGGCGGCGAGGCACCAGCGCTGTTGCAGAGCGACATCACGCGGGAGCTGGACCGCCGGTTTGACAACTTCAAGACCTTCTCGGGCCGCCTCGAGCGGCAGCTCTCCAGCCTCCGAGGTCTCCAGCATGGCCTGCCGCCAGTTGACATCGAGCATGGAGCCGCGCCCAATATCTCCATCGAGGACACCGACGAGGAAAACATAGTCCCCTCAGCCGATCGCTACTTCGCCGCCCTCGAAGGCCCCGAGCTCGAGACCCTTCGG TCGACGGAGGTGGCAGTGCTGCCTGAGGATGAGCAATGGCCGTTCCTTCTCCGGTTCCCGATTAGCGCGTTCGGGATGTGCCTTGGCATGAGCACCCAAGCGATGCTGTGGAAGACGCTCGAGTCGGAGCCCTCAACGGCATTCCTCCACGTGCACCCCGCCGTCAACCACGTCCTCTGGTGGGCCTCCGTCGCCCTCACCGCCATCGTCTCCATCACCTACCTCCTCAAGGTTATCTTCTACTTTGAGGCCGTTCGCCGGGAGTTCCACCACCCAGTGCGCGTCAACTTCTTCTTTGCGCCTTGGATCGCTTGCCTCTTTCTCGTCAAGGGCGTGCCGCATCCGGTGTGGGAGATCCACCACTTCGTGTGGTACCTCCTCATGGCTCCCATCCTCTGCCTCGACATTAAGATCTACGGCCAGTGGATGTCCAGCGGCGAGCGCCGACTCTCCAAGGTGGCTAACCCGTCCAACCACCTCGCTATTGTCGGCAACTTTGTCGGCGCGCTTCTCGGCTCCAGGATGGGCCTCCGAGAGCTGCCCATTTTCTTCTTCGCCATCGGGCTAGCGCACTATATTGTACTCTTCGTCACCCTCTACCAAAGGCTCCCCACCAACGTGCAACTACCCAAAGAGCTCCACCCGGTATTTTTCTTCTTCATCGCCGCACCTGGCGTCGCCTCGATGGCCTGGGCAAGCATCTCCGGTGAGTTCAACAATGGCGCCAAGCTCCTTTATTTCATCTCGCTCTTCCTCTACATGTCGTTGGTGGTGCGTGTCAACCTCTTTCGGGGGTTCAGGTTCTCATTGTCGTGGTGGGCCTACACATTCCCCATCACAAGTGTGGCCGTGGCAACAGTGTTGTATGCGTCGAAGGTGGACAATGTGCTAATGCGGGCACTAGCGGTTGGGCTGTCAGGGATTGCCTCTGTCACGATCACCGGTGTGTTGGTCACTACCGTGTACCATGCCTTCGTGCGCAAAGACCTCTTCCCTAACGATGTGTCCATTGCCATCACGCGACGCAGGCCCAAATTTAGCAAGATCCTCGCGCATCTCCGCTCTTCTAGCTTGGACATCAAGGAGATCGACCTCTCCATCCCCGGTTCAAATTCCATTTCCAAGAACGACACCTACTCCAGTGACTTGTGTTCCAACTCCAGGACAAGCAGCAACACCAATGAGTCTCCGGTGTCACACGGGCATGCAAGAGCAGAGTGTTAG
- the LOC119312974 gene encoding S-type anion channel SLAH2-like isoform X2 gives MPPSIRSCNPEMGEARVLPSDSKLEALLQSDITRELDRRFDNFKTFSGRLERQLSSLRGLQHGLPPVDIEHGAAPNISIEDTDEENIVPSADRYFAALEGPELETLRSTEVAVLPEDEQWPFLLRFPISAFGMCLGMSTQAMLWKTLESEPSTAFLHVHPAVNHVLWWASVALTAIVSITYLLKVIFYFEAVRREFHHPVRVNFFFAPWIACLFLVKGVPHPVWEIHHFVWYLLMAPILCLDIKIYGQWMSSGERRLSKVANPSNHLAIVGNFVGALLGSRMGLRELPIFFFAIGLAHYIVLFVTLYQRLPTNVQLPKELHPVFFFFIAAPGVASMAWASISGEFNNGAKLLYFISLFLYMSLVVRVNLFRGFRFSLSWWAYTFPITSVAVATVLYASKVDNVLMRALAVGLSGIASVTITGVLVTTVYHAFVRKDLFPNDVSIAITRRRPKFSKILAHLRSSSLDIKEIDLSIPGSNSISKNDTYSSDLCSNSRTSSNTNESPVSHGHARAEC, from the exons ATGCCGCCGTCCATTCGCTCGTGCAACCCCGAAATGGGCGAGGCTCGGGTGCTGCCCAGCGATTCAAAGCTCGAAG CGCTGTTGCAGAGCGACATCACGCGGGAGCTGGACCGCCGGTTTGACAACTTCAAGACCTTCTCGGGCCGCCTCGAGCGGCAGCTCTCCAGCCTCCGAGGTCTCCAGCATGGCCTGCCGCCAGTTGACATCGAGCATGGAGCCGCGCCCAATATCTCCATCGAGGACACCGACGAGGAAAACATAGTCCCCTCAGCCGATCGCTACTTCGCCGCCCTCGAAGGCCCCGAGCTCGAGACCCTTCGG TCGACGGAGGTGGCAGTGCTGCCTGAGGATGAGCAATGGCCGTTCCTTCTCCGGTTCCCGATTAGCGCGTTCGGGATGTGCCTTGGCATGAGCACCCAAGCGATGCTGTGGAAGACGCTCGAGTCGGAGCCCTCAACGGCATTCCTCCACGTGCACCCCGCCGTCAACCACGTCCTCTGGTGGGCCTCCGTCGCCCTCACCGCCATCGTCTCCATCACCTACCTCCTCAAGGTTATCTTCTACTTTGAGGCCGTTCGCCGGGAGTTCCACCACCCAGTGCGCGTCAACTTCTTCTTTGCGCCTTGGATCGCTTGCCTCTTTCTCGTCAAGGGCGTGCCGCATCCGGTGTGGGAGATCCACCACTTCGTGTGGTACCTCCTCATGGCTCCCATCCTCTGCCTCGACATTAAGATCTACGGCCAGTGGATGTCCAGCGGCGAGCGCCGACTCTCCAAGGTGGCTAACCCGTCCAACCACCTCGCTATTGTCGGCAACTTTGTCGGCGCGCTTCTCGGCTCCAGGATGGGCCTCCGAGAGCTGCCCATTTTCTTCTTCGCCATCGGGCTAGCGCACTATATTGTACTCTTCGTCACCCTCTACCAAAGGCTCCCCACCAACGTGCAACTACCCAAAGAGCTCCACCCGGTATTTTTCTTCTTCATCGCCGCACCTGGCGTCGCCTCGATGGCCTGGGCAAGCATCTCCGGTGAGTTCAACAATGGCGCCAAGCTCCTTTATTTCATCTCGCTCTTCCTCTACATGTCGTTGGTGGTGCGTGTCAACCTCTTTCGGGGGTTCAGGTTCTCATTGTCGTGGTGGGCCTACACATTCCCCATCACAAGTGTGGCCGTGGCAACAGTGTTGTATGCGTCGAAGGTGGACAATGTGCTAATGCGGGCACTAGCGGTTGGGCTGTCAGGGATTGCCTCTGTCACGATCACCGGTGTGTTGGTCACTACCGTGTACCATGCCTTCGTGCGCAAAGACCTCTTCCCTAACGATGTGTCCATTGCCATCACGCGACGCAGGCCCAAATTTAGCAAGATCCTCGCGCATCTCCGCTCTTCTAGCTTGGACATCAAGGAGATCGACCTCTCCATCCCCGGTTCAAATTCCATTTCCAAGAACGACACCTACTCCAGTGACTTGTGTTCCAACTCCAGGACAAGCAGCAACACCAATGAGTCTCCGGTGTCACACGGGCATGCAAGAGCAGAGTGTTAG